In one Bacteroidales bacterium WCE2004 genomic region, the following are encoded:
- a CDS encoding Phosphate-selective porin O and P, which yields MKKYLLSIAALLLGLLAHSQEADDLGNYAEVSIIPRVDVNPIFGSEPEFSLGNSSLYTLFEGSASEHFSWTVAAHLFSASSFTGCLEESGDLYRMLGYSDSNNVFDLAYVDLTFGSWTFNLGKNCIMTGGHEYDDYDWMVHPQLASPLWNDLACYQWGGKVSYTTPSEMSTFSLQMTTSPFGEHPFASGLWTYSAQWSGEYAWYSPLWSVTAFGLDHGSYAWIYSLGNQFSFGDWTVSLDYTNTAGMTEEYDDFLLGGTLHGVVSYAPSERWDFALRGNYSSQFNFYNGRIVAYDVPARWNLGAVAQFYPLFDSQDLRLHAFAAYDSLLGGFQLCVGAVYNLSFKLW from the coding sequence ATGAAGAAATACCTTTTATCGATCGCAGCGCTGCTGCTCGGCTTGCTTGCGCACTCGCAAGAGGCTGACGATCTCGGTAACTACGCCGAGGTCAGTATCATCCCGCGTGTGGATGTGAACCCGATTTTCGGAAGTGAACCGGAATTCTCCCTCGGCAATTCTTCCCTTTACACCTTATTTGAAGGCTCCGCTTCGGAGCATTTTTCCTGGACCGTTGCTGCCCATCTTTTCTCCGCATCCTCTTTCACGGGTTGCCTCGAGGAGAGCGGCGACCTGTACCGTATGCTGGGGTATTCCGACTCCAACAACGTGTTCGACCTGGCCTACGTGGACCTGACCTTCGGCTCCTGGACGTTCAATCTGGGCAAGAATTGCATCATGACTGGAGGACACGAGTATGACGACTATGACTGGATGGTCCATCCCCAGCTGGCTTCGCCGCTGTGGAACGACTTGGCCTGCTACCAGTGGGGTGGCAAGGTTTCCTACACGACGCCGTCCGAAATGTCCACCTTCAGCCTCCAGATGACCACCTCGCCGTTCGGCGAGCATCCCTTCGCGAGCGGTCTCTGGACCTATTCTGCCCAGTGGAGCGGCGAATACGCCTGGTATTCCCCGCTGTGGAGCGTCACCGCCTTCGGCCTCGACCACGGCTCCTACGCCTGGATCTACAGCCTGGGCAACCAGTTCAGCTTCGGCGACTGGACCGTCTCCCTGGATTACACCAATACCGCCGGCATGACGGAAGAGTATGACGACTTCCTGCTGGGCGGCACCCTGCACGGCGTCGTCAGCTACGCTCCGTCCGAGCGCTGGGACTTCGCCCTGCGCGGCAATTATTCCTCGCAGTTCAACTTCTACAACGGCCGCATCGTCGCTTACGACGTGCCGGCCCGCTGGAACCTCGGTGCCGTGGCGCAGTTCTATCCGCTCTTCGACTCCCAGGACCTCCGTCTCCACGCCTTCGCAGCGTATGACAGCCTCCTCGGCGGTTTCCAGCTCTGCGTCGGCGCCGTCTACAACCTCAGTTTCAAGCTCTGGTAG
- a CDS encoding cystathione beta-lyase — MYNFDEIIPRRGTRCIKYDTLQEHFGRPDLNPLWVADMDFRTPDFILDALRRRLDHPVLGYPSTGDDFFGIVSQWVEDLHGWKVPASCFRYVPGIVKGFGFAERCFLQPGDKVIIQKPVYHPFRIVAEESGFEVVNNPLRPVYDAEGFLRTYEMDLEDLESKIDARTKILLLCNPHNPGGVCFPAETLRRLADICDRHGIIVLSDEIHAEMVLGGRRHIPFASVSEAAARCAITFMAPSKTFNIAGVVSSYAIVQNPALAEPFFKYLESNETDYPPIFSAEATRAAYTEAGKAWRAEMLAYVQGNVDFVDGWLRAHLPQVRAVRPQASFLVWLDCRRLGLPQPALVDLFVNGARLALNDGTVFGPEGTGFMRLNIGCPRANLQAALEALAAAVRARKM, encoded by the coding sequence ATGTACAATTTCGATGAAATCATTCCCCGGCGGGGTACCCGCTGCATCAAATATGACACCTTGCAGGAGCATTTCGGCCGTCCGGACCTGAATCCTCTGTGGGTGGCTGACATGGACTTCCGCACGCCGGACTTCATCCTGGATGCGCTCCGGCGCCGCCTGGACCATCCCGTCCTGGGCTACCCTTCCACGGGTGACGACTTTTTCGGGATCGTCTCGCAGTGGGTGGAGGACCTGCACGGCTGGAAGGTCCCCGCGTCGTGTTTCCGCTACGTGCCCGGCATCGTCAAGGGATTCGGTTTCGCGGAGCGCTGCTTCCTGCAGCCCGGCGACAAGGTCATCATTCAGAAGCCGGTCTACCATCCTTTCCGCATCGTGGCGGAGGAGAGCGGCTTCGAGGTGGTCAACAATCCCCTGCGCCCCGTCTATGACGCCGAGGGATTCCTGCGGACCTACGAGATGGACCTGGAGGACCTGGAAAGCAAGATCGACGCCCGCACGAAGATCCTCCTGCTGTGCAATCCGCACAACCCCGGCGGCGTCTGTTTCCCGGCAGAGACGCTGCGCCGCCTGGCGGACATCTGCGACCGCCACGGGATCATCGTCCTGTCGGACGAGATCCACGCGGAGATGGTCCTCGGCGGGCGGCGCCACATCCCCTTCGCTTCCGTCAGCGAGGCCGCGGCGCGCTGCGCCATCACCTTCATGGCCCCTTCCAAGACCTTTAATATAGCAGGCGTGGTCAGTTCCTACGCCATCGTGCAGAACCCCGCGCTCGCGGAGCCTTTCTTCAAATACCTGGAGTCCAACGAGACCGACTATCCGCCCATCTTCTCGGCCGAGGCCACGCGCGCGGCCTACACGGAGGCCGGCAAGGCCTGGCGCGCCGAGATGCTGGCGTACGTGCAGGGCAACGTCGACTTCGTGGACGGCTGGCTGCGTGCCCATCTCCCGCAGGTGCGCGCCGTGCGCCCGCAGGCGTCCTTCCTCGTCTGGCTGGACTGCCGCAGGCTGGGCCTCCCCCAGCCCGCGCTCGTGGACCTCTTCGTCAACGGTGCGCGCCTCGCGCTCAACGACGGCACCGTCTTCGGACCCGAGGGGACCGGCTTCATGCGTCTGAATATCGGTTGCCCGCGCGCGAACCTGCAGGCGGCCCTGGAGGCCCTTGCCGCGGCCGTCCGGGCCCGGAAGATGTAA
- a CDS encoding acetylornithine aminotransferase encodes MELFDVYSLFNVTPVRAKGCKVWDDKGQEYLDLYGGHAVISVGHCHPHYNEVLTDQLGKIGFYSNSVRNPLQEELARRIGIASGYEDYSLFLDNSGAESNENAAKLASFHTGRDRIVAFRRSFHGRTSGAVAMTDNPSIVSPFNAHHKVTFCELNDAAAVEAELAKGDVAGVIVEGIQGCGGIHLPEYAFLQALERLCKQYGAVLILDEVQSGYGRTGKFFAHQWAGIRPGIITMGKGIANGFPCGGILIAPEFQARKGMLGTTFGGNYLACAGALAVLDIIEQEGLVANALAVGDYIKESLPKSPRIKEVRGKGLMLGIEFNEPVAPLRQALLYDKHIFTGVAGQNMIRLLAPLCLTRAEADRFLTAFKEVLG; translated from the coding sequence ATGGAATTGTTCGACGTTTACTCCCTCTTCAACGTGACGCCCGTCCGGGCGAAAGGTTGCAAGGTCTGGGACGACAAGGGCCAGGAATACCTGGACCTCTATGGCGGTCACGCGGTGATTTCCGTGGGCCACTGCCACCCGCACTACAACGAAGTGCTCACCGACCAGCTCGGCAAGATCGGCTTCTATTCCAACAGCGTGCGCAACCCGCTGCAGGAGGAACTCGCCCGCCGCATCGGCATCGCCAGCGGCTATGAGGATTATTCCCTCTTCCTGGACAACAGCGGCGCGGAATCCAACGAGAATGCCGCCAAGCTGGCGTCCTTCCATACCGGACGCGACCGCATCGTCGCGTTCAGGCGCAGCTTCCACGGCCGCACCTCCGGCGCCGTGGCGATGACGGACAACCCGTCCATCGTCTCCCCCTTCAACGCGCACCACAAGGTGACGTTCTGCGAGCTCAACGACGCGGCGGCCGTGGAGGCCGAACTCGCCAAGGGCGACGTCGCGGGCGTCATCGTGGAGGGCATCCAGGGCTGCGGCGGCATCCACCTGCCGGAATACGCCTTCCTGCAGGCGCTCGAACGCCTCTGCAAGCAGTACGGCGCCGTCCTGATCCTGGACGAGGTCCAGAGCGGCTACGGCCGCACCGGCAAGTTCTTCGCCCACCAGTGGGCCGGCATCCGTCCGGGCATCATCACGATGGGCAAGGGCATCGCCAACGGCTTCCCCTGCGGCGGCATCCTGATCGCGCCCGAGTTCCAGGCGCGCAAGGGCATGCTCGGCACCACTTTCGGCGGCAACTACCTCGCCTGCGCCGGCGCCCTGGCCGTGCTCGACATCATTGAGCAGGAGGGCCTGGTCGCGAACGCGCTCGCCGTCGGCGACTACATCAAGGAATCGCTTCCCAAGAGCCCGCGCATCAAGGAAGTGCGGGGCAAGGGCCTGATGCTGGGTATCGAGTTCAACGAACCCGTCGCTCCCCTGCGGCAGGCGCTCCTCTACGACAAGCACATCTTCACCGGCGTCGCCGGCCAGAACATGATCCGGCTCCTCGCACCGCTCTGCCTCACCAGGGCGGAGGCCGACCGGTTCCTCACCGCATTCAAAGAAGTACTCGGATGA
- a CDS encoding N-acetyl-gamma-glutamyl-phosphate reductase codes for MIKVGIIGGAGYTAGELLRILVNHPEVEIVFVHSTSNAGNFLYDVHGGLFGDTQLRFSDSYDLDAVDVLFLCSAHGKSREFWAENARPAGLKVVDLAQDYRDESEGYVYGLPEWQRDRILGADKIANPGCFATAIQLALLPLVAAGLLKSTVHVTAITGSTGAGVKPSATTHFSWRTDNLSTYKVFEHQHLKEIGRNLGILQGADGIDIQFVPMRGDFARGIFASVTVETSLTGEEALKLYQDYYAGAAFTFVSDRPVDLKQVVNTNKAIVAPEVHGGTLVVSSVIDNLLKGASGQAVQNMNLIFGIPETTGLKLKASAF; via the coding sequence ATGATTAAGGTCGGCATCATCGGCGGCGCCGGCTACACGGCAGGCGAACTGCTCCGCATCCTGGTCAACCATCCGGAGGTGGAGATCGTCTTCGTGCACTCGACCAGCAACGCCGGCAACTTCCTGTACGACGTCCACGGCGGCCTGTTCGGAGACACGCAGCTGCGCTTCAGCGACAGCTACGACCTCGATGCCGTCGACGTGCTCTTCCTCTGCTCGGCCCACGGCAAGAGCCGTGAATTCTGGGCGGAGAACGCCCGGCCCGCCGGCCTGAAGGTGGTGGACCTGGCGCAGGACTACCGCGACGAATCCGAGGGCTATGTCTACGGCCTGCCCGAGTGGCAGCGCGACCGGATCCTCGGCGCCGACAAGATCGCCAACCCCGGCTGCTTCGCCACGGCCATCCAGCTGGCGCTCCTGCCGCTGGTCGCCGCCGGCCTGCTGAAGTCCACGGTCCACGTGACGGCCATCACCGGCTCCACCGGCGCCGGCGTCAAGCCCTCCGCGACCACGCATTTCAGCTGGCGGACGGACAACCTCTCGACCTACAAGGTCTTCGAGCACCAGCACCTCAAGGAGATCGGCCGCAACCTGGGCATCCTCCAGGGCGCGGACGGCATCGACATCCAGTTCGTCCCGATGCGCGGCGACTTCGCCCGCGGCATCTTCGCCTCCGTGACCGTGGAGACGTCCCTGACGGGCGAAGAGGCGCTCAAGCTCTATCAGGACTACTACGCCGGCGCGGCGTTCACCTTCGTGTCCGACCGTCCGGTGGACCTCAAGCAGGTCGTCAACACCAACAAAGCCATCGTGGCCCCTGAGGTCCACGGCGGCACGCTGGTCGTCTCGTCCGTGATCGACAACCTCCTCAAGGGCGCGTCCGGACAGGCGGTCCAGAACATGAACCTGATTTTCGGAATTCCGGAGACTACCGGCCTGAAGCTGAAGGCATCAGCATTCTAG
- a CDS encoding argininosuccinate synthase, with amino-acid sequence MEKKKKVVVAFSGGLDTSYTVMYLAKEKGYEVHAACANTGGFSAEQLKTNEENAYKLGATKYVTLDVTQEYYAKSLKYMVYGNVLRNGTYPISVSSERIFQGMAIARYANEIGADAIAHGSTGAGNDQVRFDMTFLVMCPNMEIITLTRDGNLSRKDEVDYLNAHGFKADFAKLKYSYNVGIWGTSICGGEILDSKQGLPESAYLKQVSKTGSEILSLGFEKGELKSVNGKEYTDKIAAIQAVEAVGAPYGIGRDMHVGDTIIGIKGRVGFEAAAPMLIIGAHKFLEKFTLSKWQQYWKDQVANWYGMFLHESQYLEPVMRDIEAMLESSQRNVNGTVTLELRPYGFSTVGVDSPDDLVKSKLGEYGETQKGWTAEEAKGFIKVTSTPLRVYYGNHKDEFKGND; translated from the coding sequence ATGGAGAAGAAAAAGAAAGTCGTCGTCGCGTTCAGCGGAGGTCTGGACACCTCCTACACCGTGATGTATCTTGCCAAGGAGAAGGGCTACGAAGTGCACGCCGCCTGCGCCAACACCGGCGGATTCAGCGCCGAGCAGCTCAAGACCAACGAAGAGAACGCCTACAAGCTGGGCGCCACGAAGTATGTGACCCTCGACGTCACGCAGGAATACTACGCCAAGAGCCTCAAATACATGGTCTATGGCAACGTCCTGCGCAACGGTACCTACCCCATTTCCGTGTCCTCCGAGCGCATTTTCCAGGGCATGGCCATCGCCCGCTACGCCAACGAGATCGGCGCGGACGCCATCGCCCACGGCTCCACCGGCGCCGGCAACGACCAGGTCCGCTTCGACATGACCTTCCTGGTGATGTGCCCCAACATGGAGATCATCACCCTCACCCGCGACGGCAACCTTTCCCGCAAGGACGAAGTCGACTATCTCAACGCGCACGGCTTCAAGGCCGATTTCGCGAAGCTCAAATATTCCTACAACGTCGGCATCTGGGGCACCTCCATCTGCGGCGGCGAGATCCTCGACTCGAAGCAGGGCCTGCCCGAATCCGCCTACCTCAAGCAGGTCAGCAAGACCGGCTCCGAGATCCTGAGCCTCGGCTTCGAGAAGGGCGAGCTCAAGAGCGTCAACGGCAAGGAATACACCGACAAGATCGCGGCCATCCAGGCCGTGGAGGCCGTCGGCGCGCCCTACGGCATCGGCCGCGACATGCACGTCGGCGACACCATCATCGGCATCAAGGGCCGCGTGGGCTTCGAAGCGGCCGCCCCGATGCTCATCATCGGCGCCCACAAGTTCCTGGAGAAGTTCACCCTCTCCAAGTGGCAGCAGTACTGGAAGGACCAGGTGGCCAACTGGTACGGCATGTTCCTGCACGAGAGCCAGTATCTCGAGCCCGTGATGCGGGACATCGAGGCGATGCTCGAGAGCAGCCAGCGCAACGTCAACGGCACCGTGACCCTCGAGCTGCGCCCCTACGGCTTCTCCACCGTGGGCGTGGACTCCCCCGACGACCTCGTCAAGAGCAAGCTCGGCGAGTACGGCGAGACCCAGAAGGGCTGGACGGCCGAAGAGGCCAAGGGCTTCATCAAGGTGACCTCCACCCCGCTGCGCGTCTACTACGGCAACCACAAAGACGAATTCAAGGGCAATGATTAA